A section of the Falco peregrinus isolate bFalPer1 chromosome 3, bFalPer1.pri, whole genome shotgun sequence genome encodes:
- the OPLAH gene encoding 5-oxoprolinase isoform X2 yields the protein MAAAAGPAGFQFAIDRGGTFTDVFARCPGGRVRVLKLLSEDPAYGDAPTEGIRRVLQEESGVPVPRDQPLDASGIEWIRMGTTVATNALLERRGERLALVVTRGFRDLLHIGTQARPRIFDLEVAVPEVLYEEVIEVDERLIPHQPGCRLPGKETLPVLEGSTGASLLVQRPLELSALQQELEGVLARGIRSLAVLLLHSYAWPGHEEQVGALARELGFQHVSLSSAVAAMVRAVPRGYTACADAYLTPCIHRYLESFRAGFAHQLREVPVLFMRSDGGLTPMEHFSGARAILSGPAGGVVGYAMTTYRREDGQPVIGFDMGGTSTDVSRYAGEYEHVFEASTAGVSIQAPQLDINTVAAGGGSRLFFRSGLFVVGPESAGAHPGPACYRKGGPLTVTDANLCLGRLLPEYFPCIFGPGEDQPLCREAAAVAFGELAARIDAFLASTTAGTHQPLSVEEVAMGFVRVANEAMCRPIRALTQARGHDTAQHVLACFGGAGGQHACAIARALGMSRVFIHKYSGILSAFGLALADVVHEAQTPCALRYEPAAFPRLDERIAALERECRDALRAQGFAGEQIRTEAFLHLRYEGTDCALMCSAKGHPPTPRSCHAGDFQAAFTSRYLREFGFTIPDRPVVVDDVRVRGTGSSGISCETPLAPSGKPARVETVTRCYFEEGYLETPVFLLEELACNHTIPGPAIIIDKNSTIVVEPGCTASLTSFGDVCIAIGSGRPRPIGPQLDAVQLSIFSHRFMSIAEQMGRILQRTAISTNIKERLDFSCALFGPDGGLVSNAPHIPVHLGAMQETVQFQIRNLGEDLREGDVILSNHPCAGGSHLPDLTVITPVFWPGVPKPVFFVASRGHHADIGGITPGSMPPHSKALREEGAVFVSFKLVKDGIFQEEVVTEALMAPGRIPGCSGTRNLQDNLSDLRAQVAANQKGIQLVTELIRLYGLPVVQAYMAHIQANAEVAVREMLKGFAARWGTAVEAEDRMDDGSPIRLRVQVDPQEGSAVFDFSGSGPEVYGNCNAPRAITLSALIYCLRCMVGQDIPLNQGCLAPVRVVIPKGSILDPSPEAAVVGGNVLTSQRVVDVIFKAFGVCAASQGCMNNVTFGNERVGYYETVAGGAGAGPHWHGRSGVHTHMTNTRITDPEILEQRYPVVLQRFELRRGSGGSGRCRGGDGVVRELLFREDMVLSVLSERRAVRPYGLRGGSPGAPGLNLLLRRDGRTINLGAKTSVPVEPGDVFRLQTPGGGGFGSPGDGGEPEETARPLVPQSFAERGSVFEYRRAQEAV from the exons atggcggcggcggcggggcccgccgGGTTCCAGTTCGCCATCGATCGCGGCGGCACCTTCACCGACGTCTTCGCCCGCTGCCCCGGCGGCCGCGTCCGCGTCCTCAAGCTGCTCTCCGAGGACCCGGCGTACGGGGATGCCCCCACCGAGGGCATCCGCCGTGTCCTGCAGGAG GAGAGCGGTGTGCCGGTGCCACGGGATCAGCCCCTGGACGCCTCTGGCATCGAGTGGATCCGCATGGGCACCACGGTGGCCACCAATGCGCTGCTGGAGCGCCGGGGTGAGCGCCTGGCGCTGGTGGTCACCCGCGGCTTCCGTGACCTTCTGCACATCGGCACCCAGGCCCGGCCCCGCATCTTCGACCTG gaggTGGCTGTGCCGGAGGTGCTGTACGAGGAGGTGATCGAGGTGGACGAGCGGCTGATCCCACACCAGCCTGGCTGCCGCctcccagggaaggagacccTCCCAGTGCTGGAAG GCTCCACGGGGGCATCCCTGCTGGTGCAGCGGCCGCTGGAGCTGTCGgcgctgcagcaggagctggaaggTGTGCTGGCCCGTGGCATCCGCAGCCTGGCCGTGTTGCTGCTCCACTCCTACGC CTGGCCCGGCCATGAGGAGCAGGTCGGGGCGCTGGCACGGGAGCTGGGGTTCCAGCACGTCTCCCTCTCCTCTGCGGTGGCGGCCATGGTGCGGGCGGTGCCGCGGGGCTACACAGCCTGCGCAGACGCCTACCTCACCCCCTGCATCCACCGCTACCTGGAGAGCTTCCGCGCCGGCTTCGCCCACCAGCTGCGG GAGGTGCCGGTGCTGTTCATGCGCTCGGACGGGGGGCTCACCCCCATGGAGCACTTCAGTGGGGCCCGTGCCATCCTCTCTGGCCCAGCTGGCGGCGTGGTGGGCTACGCCATGACCACCTACCGTCGCGAGGACGGGCAGCCCGTCATCGGCTTTGACATGGGAG GTACCTCGACGGATGTCAGCCGCTACGCTGGCGAGTACGAGCATGTCTTTGAGGCCAGCACCGCCGGCGTCAGCATCCAGGCGCCACAGCTCGACATCAACACCGTGGCGGCTGGCGGTGGCTCCCGGCTCTTCTTcag GTCCGGGCTCTTTGTGGTTGGCCCTGAATCAGCAGGCGCCCACCCCGGCCCAGCCTGCTATCGCAAAG GGGGTCCGCTGACCGTCACCGATGCCAACCTCTGCCTGGGCCGCCTGCTCCCTGAGTACTTCCCCTGCATCTTCGGGCCGGGCGAGGACCAGCCGCTGTgccgggaggcggcggcggtggcgTTCGGCGAGTTGGCTGCCCGCATCGATGCCTTCCTGGCCAGCACCACCGCCGGCACCCACCAGCCCCTCTCGGTGGAGGAGGTGGCCATGGGCTTCGTGCGGGTGGCCAATGAAGCCATGTGCCGGCCCATCCGCGCCCTGACGCAG GCCCGGGGCCACGACACCGCCCAGCACGTGCTGGCCTGTtttgggggtgcaggggggcaGCACGCCTGCGCCATCGCCCGCGCCCTGGGCATGAGCAGGGTCTTCATCCACAA GTACAGCGGGATCCTGTCGGCCTTCGGGCTGGCGCTGGCGGACGTGGTGCACGAGGCGCAGACCCCCTGCGCCCTCCGCTACGAGCCGGCCGCCTTCCCTCGGCTGGATGAGCGCATCGCTGCACTGGAGCGGGAGTGCCGGGACGCGCTGCGGGCGCAGGGCTTTGCCGG GGAGCAGATCCGCACGGAGGCTTTCCTGCACCTGCGCTACGAGGGCACCGACTGTGCCCTCATGTGCTCCGCCAAGGGCCACCCACCCACGCCGCGGTCCTGCCACGCCGGGGACTTCCAGGCTGCCTTCACCAGCCG GTACCTGAGGGAGTTCGGCTTCACCATCCCTGACCGGCCAGTGGTGGTGGACGACGTGCGGGTGCGTGGCACGGGCAGCAGCGGCATCAGCTGCGAGACTCCCCTGGCCCCCAGTGGGAAACCAGCGCGTGTGGAGACG GTGACGCGGTGCTACTTCGAGGAGGGTTACCTGGAGACTCCGGTGTttctgctggaggagctggccTGCAACCACACCATCCCCGGCCCCGCCATCATCATTGACAAGAACAG caccatCGTGGTGGAACCTGGCTGCACTGCCAGCCTCACCAGCTTCGGTGACGTCTGCATCGCCATCGGCTCGGGGCGCCCGCGCCCCATCGGCCCCCAGCTTGACGCTGTCCAGCTGTCCATCTTCTCCCACCGCTTCATGAGCATCGCAG AGCAGATGGGCCGCATCCTGCAGCGGACAGCCATCTCCACCAACATCAAGGAGCGCCTGGACTTCTCTTGCGCGCTTTTCGGACCAGACGGGGGGCTGGTCTCCAACGCCCCCCACATCCCCGTCCACCTGGGTGCCATGCAGGAGACCGTCCAGTTCCAG ATCCGCAACCTCGGTGAGGACCTGCGGGAAGGGGACGTCATCCTCAGCAACCACCCCTGCGCCGGGGGCAGCCACCTGCCCGACCTCACCGTCATCACCCCT GTCTTCTGGCCAGGTGTCCCCAAGCCCGTCTTCTTTGTGGCCAGCCGCGGGCACCATGCAGACATAGGGGGCATCACCCCCGGCTCCATGCCCCCCCACTCCAAGGCGCTgcgggaggagggggctgtctttgtctccttcaaGCTGGTGAAAGATGGCATCTTCCAGGAGGAGG TGGTGACGGAGGCCCTGATGGCACCGGGCCGCATCCCGGGCTGCAGCGGGACCCGGAACCTGCAGGACAACCTGTCGGACCTGCGGGCCCAGGTGGCTGCCAACCAGAAGGGCATCCAGCTGGTCACCGAGCTCATCCGCCTCTATGGCCTCCCGGTCGTCCAGGCATACATGGCCCACATCCAG GCCAATGCCGAGGTGGCCGTGCGGGAGATGCTGAAGGGTTTCGCCGCACGCTGGGGCACTGCGGTGGAGGCTGAGGACCGCATGGACGACGGCTCGCCCATCCGGCTGCGCGTGCAGGTGGACCCCCAGGAG GGTAGTGCTGTCTTTGACTTCTCGGGCTCGGGGCCGGAGGTGTACGGTAACTGCAACGCGCCACGCGCCATCACCCTGTCCGCCCTCATCTACTGCCTGCGCTGCATGGTGGGCCAGGACATCCCCCTCAACCAG GGCTGCCTGGCCCCCGTGCGAGTGGTCATCCCCAAGGGCTCCATCCTGGACCCCTCGCCCGAGGCTGCCGTGGTGGGGGGCAACGTCCTCACCTCCCAGCGCGTGGTGGATGTCATCTTTAAAGCCTTCGGCGTCTGTGCTGCCTCACAG GGCTGCATGAACAACGTCACCTTCGGGAACGAGCGGGTGGGCTACTACGAGACGGTGGCAGGGGGCGCGGGGGCTGGCCCGCACTGGCACGGCCGCAGCGGGGTCCACACGCACATGACCAACACCCGCATCACTGACCCCGAGATCCTGGAGCAGCG GTACCCCGTGGTCCTGCAGCGCTTTGAGCTGCGGCGGGGCTCGGGGGGCTCAGGGCGCTGCCGCGGTGGCGACGGCGTCGTGCGGGAGCTGCTCTTCCGTGAGGACATGGTGCTGTCGGTGCTGAGCGAGCGCCGTGCCGTCCGCCCCTACGGCCTGCGAG ggggcagccccggcgccCCAGGGCTCAACCTGCTGCTGCGCCGCGACGGCCGAACCATCAACCTGGGCGCCAAGACATCAGTGCCGGTGGAGCCAGGG GATGTATTCCGCCTGCAGacccccggcgggggcggcTTTGGCTcccctggggatgggggggaacCCGAGGAGACGGCTCGGCCGCTGGTGCCGCAGAGCTTTGCGGAGCGTGGGAGCGTCTTCGAGTACCGCCGGGCGCAGGAGGCTGTCTGA
- the OPLAH gene encoding 5-oxoprolinase isoform X1, whose protein sequence is MAAAAGPAGFQFAIDRGGTFTDVFARCPGGRVRVLKLLSEDPAYGDAPTEGIRRVLQEESGVPVPRDQPLDASGIEWIRMGTTVATNALLERRGERLALVVTRGFRDLLHIGTQARPRIFDLEVAVPEVLYEEVIEVDERLIPHQPGCRLPGKETLPVLEGSTGASLLVQRPLELSALQQELEGVLARGIRSLAVLLLHSYAWPGHEEQVGALARELGFQHVSLSSAVAAMVRAVPRGYTACADAYLTPCIHRYLESFRAGFAHQLREVPVLFMRSDGGLTPMEHFSGARAILSGPAGGVVGYAMTTYRREDGQPVIGFDMGGTSTDVSRYAGEYEHVFEASTAGVSIQAPQLDINTVAAGGGSRLFFRSGLFVVGPESAGAHPGPACYRKGGPLTVTDANLCLGRLLPEYFPCIFGPGEDQPLCREAAAVAFGELAARIDAFLASTTAGTHQPLSVEEVAMGFVRVANEAMCRPIRALTQARGHDTAQHVLACFGGAGGQHACAIARALGMSRVFIHKYSGILSAFGLALADVVHEAQTPCALRYEPAAFPRLDERIAALERECRDALRAQGFAGEQIRTEAFLHLRYEGTDCALMCSAKGHPPTPRSCHAGDFQAAFTSRYLREFGFTIPDRPVVVDDVRVRGTGSSGISCETPLAPSGKPARVETVTRCYFEEGYLETPVFLLEELACNHTIPGPAIIIDKNSTIVVEPGCTASLTSFGDVCIAIGSGRPRPIGPQLDAVQLSIFSHRFMSIAEQMGRILQRTAISTNIKERLDFSCALFGPDGGLVSNAPHIPVHLGAMQETVQFQVGGSPGSPWHPPGTPWGPAQPFLVLPQIRNLGEDLREGDVILSNHPCAGGSHLPDLTVITPVFWPGVPKPVFFVASRGHHADIGGITPGSMPPHSKALREEGAVFVSFKLVKDGIFQEEVVTEALMAPGRIPGCSGTRNLQDNLSDLRAQVAANQKGIQLVTELIRLYGLPVVQAYMAHIQANAEVAVREMLKGFAARWGTAVEAEDRMDDGSPIRLRVQVDPQEGSAVFDFSGSGPEVYGNCNAPRAITLSALIYCLRCMVGQDIPLNQGCLAPVRVVIPKGSILDPSPEAAVVGGNVLTSQRVVDVIFKAFGVCAASQGCMNNVTFGNERVGYYETVAGGAGAGPHWHGRSGVHTHMTNTRITDPEILEQRYPVVLQRFELRRGSGGSGRCRGGDGVVRELLFREDMVLSVLSERRAVRPYGLRGGSPGAPGLNLLLRRDGRTINLGAKTSVPVEPGDVFRLQTPGGGGFGSPGDGGEPEETARPLVPQSFAERGSVFEYRRAQEAV, encoded by the exons atggcggcggcggcggggcccgccgGGTTCCAGTTCGCCATCGATCGCGGCGGCACCTTCACCGACGTCTTCGCCCGCTGCCCCGGCGGCCGCGTCCGCGTCCTCAAGCTGCTCTCCGAGGACCCGGCGTACGGGGATGCCCCCACCGAGGGCATCCGCCGTGTCCTGCAGGAG GAGAGCGGTGTGCCGGTGCCACGGGATCAGCCCCTGGACGCCTCTGGCATCGAGTGGATCCGCATGGGCACCACGGTGGCCACCAATGCGCTGCTGGAGCGCCGGGGTGAGCGCCTGGCGCTGGTGGTCACCCGCGGCTTCCGTGACCTTCTGCACATCGGCACCCAGGCCCGGCCCCGCATCTTCGACCTG gaggTGGCTGTGCCGGAGGTGCTGTACGAGGAGGTGATCGAGGTGGACGAGCGGCTGATCCCACACCAGCCTGGCTGCCGCctcccagggaaggagacccTCCCAGTGCTGGAAG GCTCCACGGGGGCATCCCTGCTGGTGCAGCGGCCGCTGGAGCTGTCGgcgctgcagcaggagctggaaggTGTGCTGGCCCGTGGCATCCGCAGCCTGGCCGTGTTGCTGCTCCACTCCTACGC CTGGCCCGGCCATGAGGAGCAGGTCGGGGCGCTGGCACGGGAGCTGGGGTTCCAGCACGTCTCCCTCTCCTCTGCGGTGGCGGCCATGGTGCGGGCGGTGCCGCGGGGCTACACAGCCTGCGCAGACGCCTACCTCACCCCCTGCATCCACCGCTACCTGGAGAGCTTCCGCGCCGGCTTCGCCCACCAGCTGCGG GAGGTGCCGGTGCTGTTCATGCGCTCGGACGGGGGGCTCACCCCCATGGAGCACTTCAGTGGGGCCCGTGCCATCCTCTCTGGCCCAGCTGGCGGCGTGGTGGGCTACGCCATGACCACCTACCGTCGCGAGGACGGGCAGCCCGTCATCGGCTTTGACATGGGAG GTACCTCGACGGATGTCAGCCGCTACGCTGGCGAGTACGAGCATGTCTTTGAGGCCAGCACCGCCGGCGTCAGCATCCAGGCGCCACAGCTCGACATCAACACCGTGGCGGCTGGCGGTGGCTCCCGGCTCTTCTTcag GTCCGGGCTCTTTGTGGTTGGCCCTGAATCAGCAGGCGCCCACCCCGGCCCAGCCTGCTATCGCAAAG GGGGTCCGCTGACCGTCACCGATGCCAACCTCTGCCTGGGCCGCCTGCTCCCTGAGTACTTCCCCTGCATCTTCGGGCCGGGCGAGGACCAGCCGCTGTgccgggaggcggcggcggtggcgTTCGGCGAGTTGGCTGCCCGCATCGATGCCTTCCTGGCCAGCACCACCGCCGGCACCCACCAGCCCCTCTCGGTGGAGGAGGTGGCCATGGGCTTCGTGCGGGTGGCCAATGAAGCCATGTGCCGGCCCATCCGCGCCCTGACGCAG GCCCGGGGCCACGACACCGCCCAGCACGTGCTGGCCTGTtttgggggtgcaggggggcaGCACGCCTGCGCCATCGCCCGCGCCCTGGGCATGAGCAGGGTCTTCATCCACAA GTACAGCGGGATCCTGTCGGCCTTCGGGCTGGCGCTGGCGGACGTGGTGCACGAGGCGCAGACCCCCTGCGCCCTCCGCTACGAGCCGGCCGCCTTCCCTCGGCTGGATGAGCGCATCGCTGCACTGGAGCGGGAGTGCCGGGACGCGCTGCGGGCGCAGGGCTTTGCCGG GGAGCAGATCCGCACGGAGGCTTTCCTGCACCTGCGCTACGAGGGCACCGACTGTGCCCTCATGTGCTCCGCCAAGGGCCACCCACCCACGCCGCGGTCCTGCCACGCCGGGGACTTCCAGGCTGCCTTCACCAGCCG GTACCTGAGGGAGTTCGGCTTCACCATCCCTGACCGGCCAGTGGTGGTGGACGACGTGCGGGTGCGTGGCACGGGCAGCAGCGGCATCAGCTGCGAGACTCCCCTGGCCCCCAGTGGGAAACCAGCGCGTGTGGAGACG GTGACGCGGTGCTACTTCGAGGAGGGTTACCTGGAGACTCCGGTGTttctgctggaggagctggccTGCAACCACACCATCCCCGGCCCCGCCATCATCATTGACAAGAACAG caccatCGTGGTGGAACCTGGCTGCACTGCCAGCCTCACCAGCTTCGGTGACGTCTGCATCGCCATCGGCTCGGGGCGCCCGCGCCCCATCGGCCCCCAGCTTGACGCTGTCCAGCTGTCCATCTTCTCCCACCGCTTCATGAGCATCGCAG AGCAGATGGGCCGCATCCTGCAGCGGACAGCCATCTCCACCAACATCAAGGAGCGCCTGGACTTCTCTTGCGCGCTTTTCGGACCAGACGGGGGGCTGGTCTCCAACGCCCCCCACATCCCCGTCCACCTGGGTGCCATGCAGGAGACCGTCCAGTTCCAGGTAGGAGGGTCCCCAGGATCCCCCTGGCACCCCCCTGGCACCCCCTGGGGACCTGCTCAGCCCTTCCTGGTGCTGCCACAGATCCGCAACCTCGGTGAGGACCTGCGGGAAGGGGACGTCATCCTCAGCAACCACCCCTGCGCCGGGGGCAGCCACCTGCCCGACCTCACCGTCATCACCCCT GTCTTCTGGCCAGGTGTCCCCAAGCCCGTCTTCTTTGTGGCCAGCCGCGGGCACCATGCAGACATAGGGGGCATCACCCCCGGCTCCATGCCCCCCCACTCCAAGGCGCTgcgggaggagggggctgtctttgtctccttcaaGCTGGTGAAAGATGGCATCTTCCAGGAGGAGG TGGTGACGGAGGCCCTGATGGCACCGGGCCGCATCCCGGGCTGCAGCGGGACCCGGAACCTGCAGGACAACCTGTCGGACCTGCGGGCCCAGGTGGCTGCCAACCAGAAGGGCATCCAGCTGGTCACCGAGCTCATCCGCCTCTATGGCCTCCCGGTCGTCCAGGCATACATGGCCCACATCCAG GCCAATGCCGAGGTGGCCGTGCGGGAGATGCTGAAGGGTTTCGCCGCACGCTGGGGCACTGCGGTGGAGGCTGAGGACCGCATGGACGACGGCTCGCCCATCCGGCTGCGCGTGCAGGTGGACCCCCAGGAG GGTAGTGCTGTCTTTGACTTCTCGGGCTCGGGGCCGGAGGTGTACGGTAACTGCAACGCGCCACGCGCCATCACCCTGTCCGCCCTCATCTACTGCCTGCGCTGCATGGTGGGCCAGGACATCCCCCTCAACCAG GGCTGCCTGGCCCCCGTGCGAGTGGTCATCCCCAAGGGCTCCATCCTGGACCCCTCGCCCGAGGCTGCCGTGGTGGGGGGCAACGTCCTCACCTCCCAGCGCGTGGTGGATGTCATCTTTAAAGCCTTCGGCGTCTGTGCTGCCTCACAG GGCTGCATGAACAACGTCACCTTCGGGAACGAGCGGGTGGGCTACTACGAGACGGTGGCAGGGGGCGCGGGGGCTGGCCCGCACTGGCACGGCCGCAGCGGGGTCCACACGCACATGACCAACACCCGCATCACTGACCCCGAGATCCTGGAGCAGCG GTACCCCGTGGTCCTGCAGCGCTTTGAGCTGCGGCGGGGCTCGGGGGGCTCAGGGCGCTGCCGCGGTGGCGACGGCGTCGTGCGGGAGCTGCTCTTCCGTGAGGACATGGTGCTGTCGGTGCTGAGCGAGCGCCGTGCCGTCCGCCCCTACGGCCTGCGAG ggggcagccccggcgccCCAGGGCTCAACCTGCTGCTGCGCCGCGACGGCCGAACCATCAACCTGGGCGCCAAGACATCAGTGCCGGTGGAGCCAGGG GATGTATTCCGCCTGCAGacccccggcgggggcggcTTTGGCTcccctggggatgggggggaacCCGAGGAGACGGCTCGGCCGCTGGTGCCGCAGAGCTTTGCGGAGCGTGGGAGCGTCTTCGAGTACCGCCGGGCGCAGGAGGCTGTCTGA